Proteins from one Salmo salar chromosome ssa07, Ssal_v3.1, whole genome shotgun sequence genomic window:
- the LOC106608741 gene encoding uncharacterized protein isoform X1, protein MARTFLQALLLYGLSLVSVLVSQSQTMVVRTGDNITLQCSNVTTVVGHTAWFKQVNGSEPVCISSMYGFNSTPDLHNGFQRRHFEIFSNNTTIFLKITKVEIADCGLYFCGLFPYNHMFFVNATVLKVKGHCNGTISLVGQDDDGTMYLLPLVMILAVLTAVLLIVILILVLKIRQDTNRHNTGPDPQRLQHNDQNQDPDTLNYAALNFTSTKRKMEKREGAGPPCSVCCYKIIKWRRMEEEDK, encoded by the exons ATGGCAAGAACCTTCCTACAAGCTCTACTGCTCTATGGATTGA GTTTGGTCTCTGTTTTGGTTTCTCAGTCTCAGACTATGGTGGTCCGTACTGGGGATAACATCACCTTGCAGTGCTCCAATGTTACAACGGTTGTGGGACACACAGCATGGTTCAAGCAAGTCAACGGATCAGAGCCTGTGTGTATCTCATCTATGTACGGCTTTAATTCAACACCTGATCTCCACAATGGTTTTCAAAGGAGACATTTTGAAATATTCAGCAACAACACCACTATCTTTCTCAAAATCACAAAAGTGGAAATAGCTGACTGTGGCCTGTATTTCTGTGGATTGTTTCCATATAACCACATGTTCTTTGTCAACGCAACAGTTCTAAAAGTTAAAG GACATTGTAATGGAACTATCAGTCTAGTAGGACAGGATGATGATGGAACCATGTACCTCCTTCCCCTGGTTATGATCCTGGCTGTTTTGACTGCTGTTCTACTGATAGTCATCCTCATCCTGGTCCTCAAGATCAGAcaagacacaaacagacacaatACAG GCCCTGATCCTCAAAGACTACAACACAATGATCAG AACCAAGATCCAGATACATTGAATTATGCCGCTCTGAATTTCACCTCCACGAAGAggaagatggagaagagagaaggagctggACCCCCATGTAGTGTATGCTGCTACAAGATTATAAAGTGgaggaggatggaagaggaggacaAATAG
- the LOC106608741 gene encoding uncharacterized protein isoform X2: protein MARTFLQALLLYGLSLVSVLVSQSQTMVVRTGDNITLQCSNVTTVVGHTAWFKQVNGSEPVCISSMYGFNSTPDLHNGFQRRHFEIFSNNTTIFLKITKVEIADCGLYFCGLFPYNHMFFVNATVLKVKVILILVLKIRQDTNRHNTGPDPQRLQHNDQNQDPDTLNYAALNFTSTKRKMEKREGAGPPCSVCCYKIIKWRRMEEEDK, encoded by the exons ATGGCAAGAACCTTCCTACAAGCTCTACTGCTCTATGGATTGA GTTTGGTCTCTGTTTTGGTTTCTCAGTCTCAGACTATGGTGGTCCGTACTGGGGATAACATCACCTTGCAGTGCTCCAATGTTACAACGGTTGTGGGACACACAGCATGGTTCAAGCAAGTCAACGGATCAGAGCCTGTGTGTATCTCATCTATGTACGGCTTTAATTCAACACCTGATCTCCACAATGGTTTTCAAAGGAGACATTTTGAAATATTCAGCAACAACACCACTATCTTTCTCAAAATCACAAAAGTGGAAATAGCTGACTGTGGCCTGTATTTCTGTGGATTGTTTCCATATAACCACATGTTCTTTGTCAACGCAACAGTTCTAAAAGTTAAAG TCATCCTCATCCTGGTCCTCAAGATCAGAcaagacacaaacagacacaatACAG GCCCTGATCCTCAAAGACTACAACACAATGATCAG AACCAAGATCCAGATACATTGAATTATGCCGCTCTGAATTTCACCTCCACGAAGAggaagatggagaagagagaaggagctggACCCCCATGTAGTGTATGCTGCTACAAGATTATAAAGTGgaggaggatggaagaggaggacaAATAG